The Pan paniscus chromosome 2, NHGRI_mPanPan1-v2.0_pri, whole genome shotgun sequence genome contains the following window.
CTCTAATGGCCAGGCTTTTGGGACAGCagcatattgaaatattttcaccaaCTAAAGGAAATAGACAGAAAAACAATGACAATATTCAATCACAGCAGTAAATGGCCTTTGTGTTGCAATCCCTTCTACCCCATTAGACAGCTCCTAGAAACATTCCTCTTACAGTTCATTTCTCTAAAGCATTTTCTGATTCTTAGATAACTCCAATTTTTGCTACCTTTATCTTAGACATTAACACTATAGCCCAAAGCATAGTTACTTTGCTAAATCAGAAAGCAACTGAGTTCTTTGTTTTCCTCTCAAATAGAATGGGGAACGTTCACAACATTCTCTTAAGTTAACAGGAATACCATTGTGGTTATAGAACTCAGGACTGCTAAAGCAACTACTCTAGACCCATAGTTCTTTTTAGTTAGAATGTattgaaacagacaaaaatattaaCATCAGAAAAAGCTCTTGCCAATTAGAGGATCTTCTTAATCCTCAGCAATTAAGTTTGGGGTTTGAGGGGGGCAGGTCATTGTTACAACAGAAGTAAATTTGGCATCTATAGAAATCAATTATGATTTTTGAAAGATTTATCTAAAGATATCAATATAGCATCTCTTTAATGTTAGTCATTAGAAAGATCCTTTATCCTGATTTGCTTAAACCTTTCAATAAATTGCActttaaaggattataaataatccatttaaaaattcaagtaCACACATCAGTGTTGGTTACTATGCAGAGAATGTCATTGTGTATAGTTTCATGTAATCTGTGATGTCAgctgtattttttattaaaatcatgTCAAGAAAACGTGCTGTCTGTAGCTTGACAAGATATTTCAAATGAGaactttttgtagcatctgttGTTAACAAAGAATAGATTCAGTCTAAGGTTTCCTTCTTACCTATCCTGTCTCTTATTCTTTTGTGTCTcacttttcctctaagaactaAAAATCCTGTCTTGCTACTTAAATTAGGTACCACCTATATGCTTCTCTAACTAATTGAAACCCATCTTTTCCATCTCAGCTTCTGAAGAGGGCAGTATTTGACAGAATATCTGATCTTTGGAAATGGGAAAAACACCTGATATAAACTTTGCCATAATTTTAAAGAGAATGCTATTAGAATTAGGCATTTGGAGAGTCTGTGGAGAAGTTCCTGTTTCAAGTGTGATGCAACCTAGGTGATTACCTGATGGAGGCTTGTGAGGCCTGAGTCCTTCTGAAGTCAGTTTTGCTGACTATTTTGGATAGTTCAGATATATGAATACAAACAGGTAATGGTCTTGTACAGTACCAGCTTATTTTCCACATGGAactaatttcttttgttgttatttttaagacagggtttcgctctttcactcaggctggagtgcagtgacccaatcacagctcactgcagccttgacctcccagggctcaagcaatcctcctatagGCACACCACCAGAtacctgggttttttgttttgttttttttgttttgtttttgtaggcaGGGTTTTTGCAacgttgccccaggctggtctcaaaactcctgggctcaagcaatccctgcctcagcctcccaaagtgctgggattataggcatgagctactgtggcCTGGCAGCACTAATTTCTTAATAGAATTTCAAGTTTTCTACccacattgacttttttttttctatcttttctttgtagagatggggttttgccatgttccccaggctggtcctgaactcctacaCTCAAgggatacacccacctcggcctcccaaagtgctaggattacacgtttgagccaccacacccagccaattcttttttttttttgagacggagtcttgctctgttgcccaggctggagtacagtggcgccatctctgctcactgcaacctccgcctcctgggttcaagcaattatcctgcctcagcctcccgagcagctgggtctacaggcgcatgccaccatgcccggctttagtaaagacagggtttcaccatgttagccaagatggtcttgatctcctgacatcatgttctgcccgccttggcctcccaaagtactgggattacaggcatgagccaccacgcccagcccagccaattctttcaatataaaaatacaacagtcatggccaggtgtggtggctcatgcctgtaatcccagcagtttgggagggccaaggcaggtggatcacctgaggtcaggagttcaagaccagcctggccaacatggtgaaaccccacctctactaaaaacaccaaaattagccggatgtggtggctaatttcctactcctgaggctgaggcagaagaatcacctgaacctgggagatggaggctgcagtgagccaagattctgccatcacactccagcttggggaacagagccaaaccttgtctcaaaaaaaaaaaattagtaatgttAGAAATTCCTTTATTCCTTATCAAAACAAACtaacagtaaatgtatattatatgctttaattttatacatataagttATCTTGTTTGGATATATCTATCTTTCATCAGGACTCTGCCACATCCATACTTTGTCCTTGTGGTGAGAGAggataaaatgttatataatttgttATTCAAAGAACATGGCAACCGTAACAGACAAAAGGAAGCATGGCATCTAGGGCAGGAGAGTGGAGAGTTTTCCATACACAAACACATTTAAACTTCCCTGTACAAAAATACCTGCTGTTGCTTTAGAAATCGTTTTCCTTTATGAGTAGTCAGGTCTTGCAGTACAAATCCAGGTGCAGTGCCAGCaagtatttcaaataaatttcaaCGACTTGATATTCAAGTCCaaactaaatatttaatgttttctttattgcaAATATGATGTCTTTGACCTGAGGTATAGAGTTGTCCTCTAGAATCTTTGCATAAGGCATAGGGACGTCAGCACCAGTGACACGAACAGCAGGAGCATCCAGGAAATTGAACGCAGGACCTAGGAGAAGGAAGGCTCAACTGAGAGAGTGCAAATGCCAGCTGGGCACTACCACCTTGGCACAGAGGTGTGGCTGACCAGGAAGAGAAAATGTAAGGAATGCTAATTATGGGGAACCGCTTTCtggatttgcttttaaaaatatctgcctGAAGAGAAATGCCAAACTTACAAGTTTAAAGTTGAAGTCGTTTGGCCACTCCTAGCTTTCAATCTCTTTATCCTGTACGTATTCAGGTACATGATGTTTACTATAGCTTGACTGTATTCTAGAACCAGTTTCTTTGAAATACCTTCCATGATCCTGGCACAGATTTCAGCTCCTACTCCAAACTGTGGCCAGCCTCCTTCCACAGTTACGAGATGATTTGTCTTCATGACACTGGCTTCTATGGTTTCCATGTCCATTGGTCTAATGGTACGCATATTTATCACCTAAACAGGTAATATAATCAAGTTGACAGAGCTATTGCAGCACAAATAGAGCCTTATCCCCATAAtaccatttccttttttgtttcctgTTAATCTTTGTATCTAGGAAAATCTAATCTGCCTATGAATACCTATTCATGAATGTACAAActgtaaaaggaaaaattttaattaaaacaaagatcTGTATGTCTACCACAAGCAGCTCTGTGCAGTTACAGGATTCATTTATCTTCcttcacttttttatttcttttgagatggagttttgctcttgttgtccaggctggagtgcagtggcgtgatctcggctcactgccacccccgccttcccagttcaagccattttcctgcctcagcctctggagtagctcggattacaggcatagaccaccacgcctagctaatttttgtatttttagtagagatggggtttcaacatgttggccaggctggtcttgaactcctgacctcaggtgatccaccacgcccagccaatcctCCTTCACTTTAAATTCCCTCATCAAAATAAGTTAACAGTTAACAGCTGAGTGCCCATCATGTACCAAGCACTACACTAAGtgtaattctcacaacagccctatgacGGGACAGTATTTATATTATCCCCGTTTTATAGCTGATGAAACAGATTTAGAGTATATAACTTGCCCAAGTATAACTAGCACATGGTGAGTTTCTAAAAGATCCAGAACCTCAgaagggtgaggtgggagcatcacttgggcccaggagttcacggttacagtgagccatgatccagccactgcacttcagcctgggcaacagaacaaaagcCTGTATTTTTCTCTCTCAGGGGGTATCACTGAGAACCagaagaggttcagagagctcccgctgtctctcaaaaaaaaaatatccagaaCCTAAGTGACCTGAGTGGTAAAAAGCTAAGTATGTGAACTGCAGGCAGATTCCCAGCTTTAAGCAGAGACAGAAATGAGTGACAAAGCAAGGTTTTACATCTAATTAACCTGTTACAGAACTCTTCTGGGTCTTAAATCTAAAAGGAGCCCTTCTAATTCTTTAAGAACAAGTAAATGTCCACTCACCTCACATTCAACTCCTTCTTTAGATAGCACTGCTGCAGCTTCTAAGCAGTGGCCCACAGGTCTTGAATGGGAAACCACAGTTATATGTGTTCCTGAAAACAGAGTGGTCACAGATCAGAGATCAGGTTGAAACTGAAGATGCTACACCACTGTGCAGCCAGCTGTGGCTCTTGTTCATTCATAGTCTTCAATTCAACTTCATTCCAGTGAGCTGAGGAATGTGGCAGCCTTCCTAGAAATGAAACACAAACCTACCAGACTGAGATCTAGAAAAGCACAACTGAATGAGAAATTGGGGCATCTTGAGCTCATCCTATAATTTTTCAGTCAAAGTAAATGACAGTAACTTCTAGATTAAATTTTACCAAAATTGAGGGGCTGGATTAAAAATACTGTCTATATATCTTAGTTTTCTTACCTTGCCTTTCTATTTTGGCTTTTCCAATAGGAATCAGAAAATCTTTTGACTGAGCTTCCGGAGGAAATTCAAAAGGAACCCCATACATCAATTCATTCTCTAGCACCACCactgaaaaacataaatatttaaacaaaagtaATTAATCACATCCAGAATGACTAAAACTGCATAGAAAGCAATATCATTCATCTTGTGAGAAGTTTCATTGTGCTGATTAGCCTTATCTCTACCATGACCAGCAGCCTTGAGAGCAGTTTAGGTACTTAAATTTGTAGTTTGGTCAATATAATTTTATCTATCAAACCAGTATTGTGGGTGTGCAGTAAATGTCCCCTTTACCTAGCTGGCCCCTTATATTCGGAAATAGGAAAAGCAAGCACATTCTTTACTGTCTTTACTATATAAAGTATTAACATTCTATACGATATATCTAAGCCTAACTAAAAGACTTTAATGGTTTCCTCTGTGCAAATATATCATTTTAGTTTTTCAATCTTCAAAAAAAACCAAAGGGTCCCTGTGCTGACCTGGATTGTTATCCCGAATGGCTGATTTAATAAGTCCTTTAGCATCCTCTGAATTCCAGGGGCTGACCACCTTTAAGCCTGGGCAGTGCCCATACCAGGCAGCAAAGCACTGTGAGTGCTGGGCAGCTACACCTGCTGAGGCACCATTGGGTCCCCTGAAGACTATAGGCACAGGCTGAAGGCCACCAGACATGTAGTAGGTCTTGGCAGCTGAGTTTATAACCTGGTCAATGGCTTGCATGGAGAAATTGAAGGTCATAAATTCACAAATGGGCCGCAAcccagcctgtaaaatcaaaaacatggATGTTAAAAAGACTAGAAACAGCAACAAACAGTAGCAAACAGATCACTCCAAGTCTTCCAACattcaaataatgtttttattttttatttttattttttatggacagggtctcactgtcacccacgctggagtgcagtggcacacatcatagctcactgcagcctctaactcctaggctcaagtaatccttcctcagcatcccgagtagctgggactgcaggcaagcaccaccacatctACCTActtggtatttttttgtttttttcccaaatgatgtttttaaaaggtGATGTTAAATCTCTTtggggatgggcacagtggctcacgcctgtaatcccagcactttgggaggccaaggcggtcggatcatttgaggtcaggagttcaagaccagcctggccaacttggtaaaaccccatctctactaaaaacacaaaaattggctaggcacagtggcgcgacctgtaatcccagccactatggaggctgaggcaggagaatcgcttgaacctggaagctgagatggtgccagtgcactccaggctggacaacagagtgagactctgtctcaaaagaaagaaaaagaaaacaagaaatgtcTTTGGATAAGTTTCATAAAGAGTATTACATACCATAGCTGCACCTACAGCAATTCCAGCAAAGCCCatctataaagtaaaatataaacgtAAGTGAAAATCcataaaaatgaggataatggaCACTAACAGACATGCCCTCCAGGGTCTGCTTCCCACTGGAAGGCTTACCTCTGATATGGGAGTATCAATAATCCTCTTGTCTCCATATTTCTTCCACAGCCCTCGACTAACCTACAATTAAGAGTTGATCCCTTAAGTGTATCTGGGGGTAACAGTGACCTCAATTTTGTAtaactttcatatattttagttaCCTTGTATGCCCCATCATACTGGGCAACTTCTTCTCCAAGCAGAAATACCTTCTCATCTCTTTCCAGCTCCTCATCCATACCCTGATTTATAGCATCACGAACTGTCACCTGTCACAGGTATGCAAAAACAGTCAATACAGAATTGTTTGGGATTCAACTaagattttcttcctttatatttaCCTAGGCTGCCCACAGCATACAATATAAAAACACTAGAACAAGCTTCTCTCTAAAAACTCAAAGAATTCTAAAAGTAACATTTCTATTACACATAGTTGGTCTTTGCATGTGTTAATGTACTGAGTGCTCACTAGGTGCCAAGCACTGCCAAATACTTTGCATCCAGAATGTAGGAGTTGCTATTTTAATATAATGAATGGTAAAATCTAGTTAAAAAAAGGAAGGCGAGGAGAATTAACATACAATCCATCAATTCCACTTCTATGTATATGCcccaaataattgaaagcagggattCAAGCATATACTTGCACatcaatgttcacagcagcattactcacaatagacaaaacaaggccaggcacggtggctcacacctgtaattccagcactctgggaggccaaggcaggtggatcacttgaggtcaggagttcgagaccaccctggccaacatggtgaaacccattctctactaaaaatacaaaaattggccgggtgtggtggcgggtgcctgtaatcccagctactcaggaggctgaggcagaattgcttgaacccaggaggcagaggttgcagtgagctgagatagtgccattgcactctagcctgggcagcaagagcaaaactccgtctcaaaaaaaaaaaaaaaagaaaatgtcgggctgagcgaggtggctcatgcctgtaatcctagcactttgggaggccaaggcaggcagatcacttgaggccaggagttcaagaccagcctgggcaatatggtgagacgctgtctgtactaaaaatacaaaaattagcccggtgtggtggcaccggcctgtaatcacagctactcaggagtgtGAGGCgcgagaatcccttgagcccaggaggtggaggttgcagtgagctgagatcgcgccactgcactccaacctgggtgacagagggagactctctcaaaaaaatatacatatatatattattcagccttaggaAAGAATCAAACTCTGacgcatgctacaacatggatgaaccttgaggacattacgctgagataagccagacacaaaaggacaaatgatgccacttatatgaagttctagaatAGGCAacctcatagagacagaaaagtaCAACAGGGGTTACCAGGGGTTTGGGGAAGGGAAATGAGGAGTTACCGAGTAATGGACAGTTTCTGCTTGGGATGattaaaaagttctggaaatggatggtggttaatggttgtacaacatggtgaatgtacttaatgc
Protein-coding sequences here:
- the PDHB gene encoding pyruvate dehydrogenase E1 component subunit beta, mitochondrial — translated: MAAVSGLVRRPLREVSGLLKRRFHWTAPAALQVTVRDAINQGMDEELERDEKVFLLGEEVAQYDGAYKVSRGLWKKYGDKRIIDTPISEMGFAGIAVGAAMAGLRPICEFMTFNFSMQAIDQVINSAAKTYYMSGGLQPVPIVFRGPNGASAGVAAQHSQCFAAWYGHCPGLKVVSPWNSEDAKGLIKSAIRDNNPVVVLENELMYGVPFEFPPEAQSKDFLIPIGKAKIERQGTHITVVSHSRPVGHCLEAAAVLSKEGVECEVINMRTIRPMDMETIEASVMKTNHLVTVEGGWPQFGVGAEICARIMEGPAFNFLDAPAVRVTGADVPMPYAKILEDNSIPQVKDIIFAIKKTLNI